A window from Cryptomeria japonica chromosome 1, Sugi_1.0, whole genome shotgun sequence encodes these proteins:
- the LOC131037817 gene encoding manganese-dependent ADP-ribose/CDP-alcohol diphosphatase gives MMTSLNGAIAIGTKQPLFSFGVITDVQYADIPDGRSFLGVPRYYRHSILSLQRAVTKWNQMEKLKFAVHFGDIVDGFCPKDKSRTAVLKVIKEFDKFNGPVYHMLGNHCLYNLPRSDLIDLLKIPGPHGYAYYDFSPVPDYRFVVLDGYDISTIGWPEDHPHRLEAIKYIETKNPNVEKNSPDGLTGNDRRFVMFNGGVGKEQLAWFDSVLQDASALDQKVIVCCHLPLDPAASSPESLLWNYDEVMHVIHKYNCVKVCIAGHAHKGGYVVDSHGIHHRVLEAVLECPPGSDAFGYIDVYHDQLSLVGTDRMASTEMHFSLEKIS, from the coding sequence atgatgaCCTCTTTAAATGGAGCTATAGCTATTGGTACAAAGCAACCACTTTTCTCTTTTGGGGTCATCACGGATGTTCAATATGCTGATATTCCTGATGGTCGTTCATTCCTTGGTGTTCCCCGGTATTATCGCCATAGCATTCTTTCATTGCAAAGAGCTGTCACGAAATGGAATCAGATGGAAAAACTTAAGTTTGCAGTACATTTTGGTGACATAGTGGATGGCTTCTGTCCTAAAGACAAGTCTCGCACAGCCGTATTAAAAGTTATTAAGGAATTCGATAAGTTTAATGGACCTGTTTATCATATGCTTGGTAATCATTGCCTCTATAATCTTCCTCGGAGTGATTTAATTGACCTGTTGAAAATTCCTGGCCCCCATGGCTATGCATATTATGATTTTAGCCCAGTGCCAGATTATCGATTTGTTGTTCTTGATGGATATGACATCAGTACAATTGGGTGGCCTGAGGATCATCCACATAGATTAGAAGCTATTAAATATATTGAAACAAAAAATCCAAATGTGGAAAAAAATAGTCCTGATGGGCTGACTGGCAATGACAGAAGGTTTGTGATGTTCAATGGCGGTGTTGGAAAGGAACAACTAGCATGGTTTGATAGTGTCCTGCAGGATGCATCTGCACTTGATCAGAAGGTGATTGTTTGCTGCCATCTTCCTTTAGATCCCGCTGCATCATCTCCTGAATCATTGTTGTGGAATTATGATGAAGTGATGCACGTTATTCACAAGTATAATTGTGTTAAGGTTTGCATAGCAGGCCATGCGCACAAAGGTGGGTATGTTGTAGATTCTCATGGAATTCATCATAGGGTCCTTGAAGCTGTGCTTGAATGTCCACCTGGATCAGATGCATTTGGCTATATTGATGTCTACCACGATCAGTTGTCACTGGTTGGGACTGACCGCATGGCAAGTACTGAGATGCACTTTAGTTTGGAAAAGATCTCCTAG